In the genome of Synergistes jonesii, one region contains:
- a CDS encoding FAD binding domain-containing protein — MKKVEKHLFPKNIKEALEFLTEYKGEARLVSGATDLMLWIREEKVSPSVLVDVSELSEMRFVSTADDKMTIGSAMTHAEIAAHPDVKRIFPALSDGCRSVGSPQIRNIATLAGNIVSAQPAADSVVPMTALGAQCELVGPEGARMRPLCELSKRVGESYVDPTKEILTRIEIRIPSGKYGTAFKRIAPREAMALPVVNAAVMLEAEDDGTIKAARVVASPVAVVPFRARNAEEYLIGKKASPELFAEAAEAAGAEASPRDSLVRGSGTYRKVLVKDLVEQALIQAASLFA; from the coding sequence TTGAAAAAAGTCGAGAAGCACCTTTTTCCCAAAAATATAAAAGAAGCACTTGAGTTTCTTACAGAATATAAGGGCGAAGCGCGCCTCGTTTCCGGCGCGACGGACCTCATGCTATGGATACGCGAAGAGAAAGTTTCCCCGTCGGTCCTTGTCGACGTTTCCGAGCTGTCGGAGATGAGATTTGTCTCCACGGCGGACGATAAGATGACGATCGGCTCGGCGATGACGCACGCCGAGATTGCGGCGCACCCCGACGTCAAAAGAATCTTTCCCGCGCTTTCCGACGGCTGCCGCAGCGTAGGTTCCCCGCAGATACGCAATATAGCGACGCTCGCGGGAAACATCGTCAGCGCGCAGCCCGCCGCCGACTCCGTGGTCCCGATGACCGCGCTTGGCGCGCAGTGCGAACTGGTCGGCCCCGAAGGCGCGCGTATGCGGCCGCTGTGCGAACTTTCAAAAAGAGTAGGAGAGAGTTATGTCGATCCTACAAAGGAAATTCTCACACGGATCGAAATAAGAATCCCCTCCGGCAAATACGGAACGGCTTTCAAGCGCATCGCGCCGCGCGAAGCTATGGCTTTGCCGGTCGTCAACGCCGCGGTGATGCTGGAGGCCGAAGACGACGGAACGATAAAGGCGGCGCGCGTCGTCGCCTCTCCCGTCGCCGTCGTGCCCTTCAGGGCAAGAAACGCCGAAGAGTATCTTATCGGCAAAAAAGCGTCGCCGGAGCTCTTCGCCGAGGCGGCGGAAGCCGCCGGAGCGGAGGCGTCGCCGCGCGATTCTCTTGTCCGCGGCTCAGGGACGTACCGCAAAGTGCTTGTCAAAGACCTTGTGGAGCAGGCGCTGATACAGGCGGCCTCGCTCTTTGCATAG
- a CDS encoding (2Fe-2S)-binding protein — MQELKCVVNGKNVAIMIDPSRSLADVIRYDLGLTGTKKGCEEGECGACTVLVDGLPVDSCIVPAMKAYGKSIITIEGLAQNGELDPIQEAFMEAGAIQCGFCTPGVVLSAKALLMREENPTKEEVRDELSGHFCRCTGYLQFYDAVRIASEKIKNRKNKKQ, encoded by the coding sequence ATGCAGGAATTAAAATGTGTCGTAAACGGCAAAAACGTAGCAATAATGATAGACCCGAGCCGTTCGCTCGCGGATGTGATCAGGTATGACCTTGGGCTCACCGGTACGAAGAAGGGATGCGAAGAGGGAGAGTGCGGCGCCTGCACGGTGCTCGTCGACGGCCTTCCCGTTGATTCCTGCATAGTGCCGGCGATGAAGGCCTACGGGAAAAGCATAATCACAATCGAGGGGCTCGCGCAGAACGGCGAACTTGACCCGATACAGGAAGCTTTTATGGAAGCGGGCGCGATACAGTGCGGCTTCTGCACGCCGGGGGTGGTTCTCTCCGCGAAGGCGCTACTTATGCGCGAGGAAAACCCGACGAAGGAAGAGGTCCGCGACGAGTTATCCGGGCACTTCTGCCGCTGTACAGGATACCTGCAGTTCTACGACGCCGTGAGGATCGCGTCGGAAAAAATCAAAAACAGGAAAAATAAAAAACAGTAA